A genomic region of Pyrus communis chromosome 14, drPyrComm1.1, whole genome shotgun sequence contains the following coding sequences:
- the LOC137716470 gene encoding F-box protein At2g27310-like, whose product MSFSVPAVDHGDGASISSVHSDIITAHILTRLDGQTLASAACASSELHACSAEEKLWRDVNTTMWPSITDPRVDDLISTFPAGHRSFFSDSFPLLDYSPSQFVFSPSCPTTELISAVDIFYKGQVIFSKVQESETESGWFLCSPFRVDLLDQKETVPTPIRHVGEDQKLLEHLEDNLSLSWIVIDRARKRAANLSSRRAVTVQRHWLTGEIQLRFATILEAEKKGEYVQCGMVVMCKGSEGGELHVREVSMKVEGMEGNHLNGRESLLLLQRAIEGGKRRKEVNGKARFDEYLEMKRERRERKERREKALDMICIVTGVTILIAFWSFVLFR is encoded by the coding sequence atgAGCTTTTCTGTACCGGCTGTCGATCATGGCGACGGAGCTTCAATCTCCTCCGTCCATTCCGACATCATCACGGCTCACATCCTCACCCGCCTCGACGGCCAGACCTTGGCCTCCGCCGCCTGCGCTTCCTCCGAATTACACGCCTGCTCCGCCGAAGAAAAACTCTGGCGGGACGTCAACACCACCATGTGGCCTTCAATAACCGATCCTCGAGTCGACGACCTCATTTCCACTTTCCCTGCCGGTCACCGCTCTTTCTTCTCAGACTCGTTCCCGCTCCTCGACTACTCCCCCTCCCAATTCGTTTTCAGCCCATCGTGTCCCACCACGGAGTTAATCTCCGCCGTCGATATTTTTTACAAAGGCCAGGTCATTTTCTCGAAAGTTCAAGAGTCCGAGACCGAGTCCGGGTGGTTCCTCTGCTCGCCCTTCCGAGTTGACTTACTTGACCAAAAAGAAACCGTCCCAACACCAATCCGACATGTCGGGGAAGACCAGAAGTTGTTGGAGCACTTGGAGGACAACTTGAGCCTGAGCTGGATCGTGATCGACCGGGCCCGGAAACGCGCGGCGAACTTGTCGAGCCGGAGGGCGGTGACGGTGCAGCGGCACTGGCTAACGGGGGAGATACAGCTGCGCTTCGCGACGATTTTGGAGGCAGAGAAGAAGGGGGAGTATGTGCAGTGCGGGATGGTGGTCATGTGCAAGGGAAGCGAAGGAGGGGAGCTGCACGTGAGAGAGGTGAGCATGAAGGTGGAAGGAATGGAGGGGAATCACTTGAACGGGAGGGAGAGTTTGTTACTTCTGCAGAGGGCGATCGAGGGAGGGAAGAGGAGGAAGGAGGTAAACGGGAAGGCGAGATTCGATGAGTACTTggagatgaagagagagaggagagagagaaaggagaggagagagaaggctTTGGACATGATCTGCATTGTTACTGGGGTTACTATTTTGATAGCGTTCTGGTCATTTGTCTTGTTCAGATAG